One Salvia miltiorrhiza cultivar Shanhuang (shh) chromosome 6, IMPLAD_Smil_shh, whole genome shotgun sequence genomic window, AAGGGTTTGAATTGATTAAGTGAATtccttcttttattttcttcaacAAGGTCCTACTCTTTGAATCTGCGGCGTCGTTTGAGGAGGCGAGATCGTGATGTCTGCGCAGCCGGTGGTGATGCGGGATGTAGATCCGTTGCTCAAGGATCTGAGCGAGAAGAAGCAGAGTTTCCGGCGTAACGTGGTGTCGCTGGCGGCGGAGCTCAAGGAGGTGCGCAGCCGCCTCGCTTCTCAGGAGCAGTCCGTCGTCAGAGAAACCCTAACAAGACAGGCATGCACAGGAATCTGACTCATTTGACtgcatcaattttttcaaaaaaaattggttgTTTTACGaaaaaagttgaaattgaaataattgTTATCTTTTTGTTCTGATTTGCATTCTGAAGTGGCTCCCacttttttttgtttgagaAGAAGATTGGATCTCTGgaagaattaaattaattgattttttttaatctttttcttgatttggaTTTTCATAGGAAGCAGAAACTAAATTGAAGAACTTGGAAAAAGAAATTTGTCGGTTGGAGAAGAGTTTAGAGGAGAGGAATGCGGAGCTAGAGGCCTCAAATACTGCTGCTGAGATGGTATGCCTAAATTCTGCTAAGTTTATCGTTTTCTGTTTAGTTATTTGAGTTCTGTTTGAACTCAGattcatattttgaattttGGGCTGTGAGATTTTGATGCGATCTGATCGATGAGCTTTTGATCTGTGTTTGAATCGGTGATTTATTGTTTTTATATTCGAGGCATCTTCACTGCCAAACACATATGGTGCTTCTTGGCTTTCTTGGTTTGtcttttcttgtttgttttatttGGTAAGAGGAATTGTATTCGAATATATTTTCGAACTATAAATTGTCTTTCTTTAAAATAGTAGTATGATTTGAATGTTTCTAGGGACTTGTCTCCCTATGATTAGCATGTAGTTGGCATGAAGATGGAATCTTGAACCATTTATTAACTTGAACTAACTGCTGCTTTATGATTGTGCCTTTCAATGCGCATTGTTTAATTTTGCTTATTTGCTTGTCTTTCGAAATCAGATGTTCGCATATGTTTTtggaaattcttttttttttttaattcttatttaattctttttattcGTCCTTTTGGAGGCCATTAATTTTCATTAATGTACTAAGAATCTTTATTCAATTAAAGTGGCAAATTTGATGGATGATTTTAGTTATCTTTCTGGTGAAGCTTTCCGCTCTGTTTAGAAGCGTTTTTAATTTCTGCATTACAGAGTGAAGGCTTAAGggaatttcaatttttataattgtaTCCTCTGAGCATTTCCGATGTGATTTTGTGAATATTTTGGTTTTTACAATCTTAGGCTTATTGATCTTCTACACATGAGAAGTAAAACGGgatcttcttagtaaaccaggTTCCACAACACCAAATTTCATAGTAAACGGAACTCATATGAGAATGACATACCTTTGCTTTTTTGTAAGTTGGTTAGGACAATTGTAATTTGTAACAATTTTGCGCTGTTGTTCTAGCAAGCTCCTTGTCTATGTCATGGGTTTATGTCACGGTGTTCCTACATGAATGCATTAATGTTGTTTCTTCATTGGTTGAATGTGGTATCATGATCACATTTTGTTATTTCAGGCGAAATGATTCTCACTTGCTACTATATTCTGGTATATGAACATACACAGTTGTCCTGAAGCGTTGTTATGGTTATTAATGCAGTATGTCAAAGAAATGGATGATCTGAGATTGCAGTTATCGTTAACCAGGGCAACTGCTGATGCAAGTGCACTATCTGCACAATCTGCACAGATGCAGTGTTCGGCTCTGGTAAAAGAATTAGAAGAGAAAAACTGCTCTTTAAAAGAGCATGAGGCTCGTGTAGATAAACTGAAAGAACAATTAGATCTTCTACAGAAGGATCTTCTAGCCAGAGAAGTTTCTCAAATGCAATTAAAAGATGAAGTATCAAAAATCGAGCATGAGATCATGCAAGCATTAACCAAGGCTGGAGCAGATAAAGATTGTGAGCTCTGGAAAATTTTGGTTGAGACGTCTCCAAAAAATTTTAAGAGTATCAATAATCTTTTAACCGTCAAAGATCAAGAAATAGCTAAGTTGAGAGATGAAATCAGGTTTCTGTCTGCTCACTGGAAGCTGAAGACTGAGGAGCTCGAATCTCAGGTGTCATTCGATATTTCATCTCATATAACCTTCATCTGCTTGCAACACCTATTTTCGGGAACTAATAACTCCTAGTTTGTTTATTGCACAGTTAGAGAAGCATCGTAGGGCAGATCTGGAGTTGAAAAAGAAAGTCCTGAAGTTGGAGTTCTGTCTTCAAGAAGCACGAGCTCAAACACGCAAGCTCCAAAGGGTAACTCTATTTCCATGTTTCATTAAATGCATATGCTAAAAATGTGTGAGCTTATATGGTTAGTTTCGGCGTTAATAACTTCTGGTGTTGCTTTATACTCCCATGTTTCATAAATCAAATGCAACTAATGATTTGCAAGTCTAAATGATCAGTTCTAGTACTACTATTACTATTACTCTTTCTGCAATGGATGTGATGGCTACTGATCAACTCCAAATCGACTTATCTATATTTTGCAGATGGGAGAGCGAAGGGATAAAACTCTGAAGGAACTCAGAGATCAGTTGACAGCCAAGGAACAAGCTACGCCTCCGGGTGCAAGCAGCGAGAGCCATAACTTCTGGGAGGGCTCGGGTTTCAAGATCATAGTTTCCATGTCGATGTTGGTCTTGGTTATGTTCTCAAAGAGGTAAATGCGTAGATTATGTATTGCTTTTGTATATAAAGATTAGATGAGATGAGATTAGatttagattagattagattagatgagATTAGAGTCATAGATGCGTGGTAGATGAGTACCTTAGTGGGGCAAAACTATTGTAGAATTATGTAATGTGATGTAACTGTAGGGGTCTTATTCAATTTTTCATTGAGCTGTCGTGGCCCCTCTCAATTATATGAATAGATGCCCTTGTTGTATGACCACAATTTAGATGGGAATTATTGTATGTATATTAACTTAATATACATCTTTGTTGAAGTTGgtctcaataaaaaaaatatcttgcATTTAGGATAGAAAAAATACTTCCTCCCCCCTTGAAAAATACTTGGTTgtcttttgtcattttggtatATTCACCAATAgtcttttttaatttattttttttcgataTATAGATACTACCTCACAACatattacttttaatatatcaatttatttacttGTTTTACTACATGGGGAGTTATTTTTTCCACTCATgtacaattaattaatcattattaATACTACTTATAAGGTTATATTTAgatacttttattaaaactaataTTCTCttcgtctcattacaaatgtctctattacaaatgtttcattttttttttttgcaaataattaagagattaattaactaataaaCCCATCACCCACTCTTTTTCTATATCtattttacaaattttaatttatttctttctccACCAATTCATTTTATctgataattaaatattttttgatcACCGTGTTCGAATGCAATGATATATTTGTaagggacggatgaagtattattttttggGGATGTAGGGCTTAAAACAAATTATAAGCAACATTTGTCGCCTTTTACCAACGGCTGGAAATTTGGTGAATTTATTGAATGAGACACAACTAAGGTTGttgtttcattttctttttgttaggTTGAGGCATTAATGATGCTGACCAGTTAGGCCTTCATGTTGAAAATGTGTTACGCCCGACATTGAATTTATTTGACATACAAACTTGAAAATAGGAACATGTATAGAACAATCTCATATGTTCCATAAGTGTGTTTCATTGTCTTAAAAAGGGTTAAATTGCATTTGAAGATATGGGCTTTTAGGttaaattgcaattataacaaaTACCCTATCTAGCCTTTTCATTTATAGCAATTAGAATCATCTAATTTTTAGAATGAGGCACTCTTCCGTGACACTTGAAGATCATACAAATAACAcctgaagatcttcaagtgtcatttgcatattgaagtagtgtcattcagaaatattcaattattattttctcgaataaagtagtgtcattctggaaactagttgcacggtgcaatcggttgcacatGAATATTTGTGCTTTAAAATTAAGGGCTTGATCGGAAAGAATtcatttgaaataaaaaaattcaaagaatCAATCAAATTTGAGAGTGattataattaaaacaaatGGAAAGAATAGAGGTGAAAGACGCATCCATATAATATAACGAGTAATTATTTCTACACATTCTACTAGTAGGTTTTAGCTCTATGATAGAAACTCCTAATCTCTCAATGTTCACATATTCATATGATATATAAATAAGGAAGGTGATGAACAAATAAACGTGACAGCATCCAATTGATCAGTCCAAAATCATGACTACGTTTCTGCATACCCCCAAAACTGTATGTCGTAGTAGAGCAATGGCAATGGCAATGGCAATGGCCCTTCTTCTACATTTCCAAAACTACAATGGCTGCAACCGCAAGAATGCAGCCCACAAATGGCTCGAGAATGCTCGACACTGAGACAGAGGAGTTTATGTTGGCCACCGGAGACCCATCTCCGATCCCAAATCCCGTCGTCGTGCCGCCGAAACCAGGGTTGCTCGAATTCAATATGCTCGGAGGTATGCCGAAACTGCTCACAGTAAAAAAATCCAATATCAATGATTAATATTGCATATGTTTACGTAGtcttattactatttttatccgtccacaaaaatttataatttctttttattgaaaattatttttaccaaaaaaaaaaaaaaaaccattttGACACATCCATCCTTATTTGAGATGCATTTTAACATCTATTGTAGTGCTCCAAACCACACTACAATTTTTATAGATAGAAGGAGTAAGAGTTGCTCtttttattctaaaaaattGTAGTAATTTTGTCTGAAACTTACTAGGGGTGTAAACGAGTCGTGTCGAGTCTAGTATTAGCATACTCAAGATCGAACTCGGTCTATATGCATGAAGCTCGAGCTGGACTCGATGACATATTcggtgagctcgagctcgactcgattgTTGAATCTTAATCGAGTTTgagctcgtttaagctcgtCTCATACATACTTCAACAAATTGTATATGTTATGGGCTATATTAGTAATTAAGCTATAGTGTAGGATACTATCGTAAATTCTTTTAAAAGCTCGATTAGGGTCGCGAGTGTAACGAGTCGAGTAGGATgaaactcgaactcgggctTGATACCTAgtcgagtagctcgagctcgagctcgactaaTACCGAGTCGATCTCGAGTAATTTTCGAGTCGATCCcgagtagctcgcgagctagctcgactcacttaTCCCCTAAAAATTACTACCACTTATATTTTAAacttattcctatttatttatatttaaaaaaaaaaaaaacatcaatttTCTTAAATCTTGCTACTTATTTGCTATCTTTACAATACGAAAATGGAATCTTAATTTACCCCGATGGTGTCGGTGATCCTCCGGTTGATGATGCTGTATTCGGAGTAGTCGGATTTATGGTAACCGGAGATGCCGTTGTTGGCGGGCTCGTGCTTACCGGCGTTGCCGCTGATGGTGGAGTTACAGTCGGGATCGTGCTCACCGGCGTTGCTGTTGACGGCGGAGTAACAGTCACCGGCGTTGCCATTGACGGTGGAGTCACAGTCACTGGCGTCGCCGTTGACGGCGGAGTCACAGTCACTGGCGTCGCCGTTGACGGCGGAGTCACAGTCGGGGTCGTGCTCGCCGACGTTGCGAACACGCACGAGCCGGAGCCTGCGCGTCGCCGACGTTATTTAGAGCCGTTTCCGGCGAGATTGTGATGAGTTTAATCAGAATGGTGCTTACTTGGATTCGAAGTGGTgatggcggcggcgccgccgaaGTCGCAGCTGGTGGGCACGGGATTCCGCTGGTAATAGCTGTTGAAGGCGTAGGAGGCGTGGTTTTGGAGCGTGTTGGGATTGTAGCAGCTCGCGCCTTGCTGGATGGTGGAGCAATCTGCGCCGCCGATCCCGCACGCGTAATCCAGCGCCGCCTGAATGCTCTTCTCCGGCGCCCCGCTTTTCGCGACGCACCACCCCTGCCCCGCGCCGGTACTGGTCGCTGGGGGGGCCACGGCCGGGGTGGTCACGGGGTTGGTCACGGGCGGGGtgccggtggtggtggtgggagGAGGAATGGTCACCGGAGTGGCGGCCGGAGTTGGGGTTATGGTGACCGGTGTGGCCGACGGCACCGTGACGATGGCCGGAGTGGTGGTGGGGAAGTTGAGCGAGTCGTGTTGAGTTGTGTGTTTGCGACTCCAATGAAGCCCTGCATTCAAATCTTTTACCGTTATTGACAATGAAGTGCAGCTCAATTGATAAGattcgtattttttttaatcaataagTTGGAGGGGTGTGTTACAAGATTTTTGAATTGCAAATTATGAGATCTCGTTTGTGGACTGATTTTGAAGTTATACTCAATGCATACTAGATGATTTGAATTTCCACCTTATTAATTGGAATAGAATCGTCAACTGAGCTGCGTTTCGTTGCAAAATTAATGGGCAAGAGTGAAGGAAGCATACCTGAGGCTGAGGAGTGGAGAATGAGAGTAGATAGGAGGAATGAGAAGATAAATTTGGGAGCATCCATTGCTATCGAAGCTGATGTTGGGATATCCAAAATGGAATTTTAGACTTAATTATCATGACATTTTGTGTTTTTTATAATGTAGTGTTATTTCACTATAGCCGAAAGTAGGGGATttgggaggagagagagagagagaggaaaagtTGGAAGATAAAGGTAAGAAAAGGGGGATAAAGTAAAAGGAGGGGGGAGGAATAGGTCACTGTATTAGATATTGGATAAAAGAAAAGAGGTTTCTTTGTGAGGAagattgaaatttgaatttagTAGATCATCTCTCTCTTTGAAAAAAgggccaaaaaagaaaagaaaaagagattGATTAATATGATTGTCATAAAAAAAGAAGCAGAGTTGTTTCATAAAAATGGTAGTGGTATGATTTGAAGCAAGATTGGGGAGGGAGAAGATGCATATGTATGCAGATATGTCTATGCATGCACAGGTGAGAAGATAAAGGAATTAGATTGGATGgaactgtgtgtgtgtgtggggcaTGTGGATTTAATGGGAATGGCAGAGGTAAAGGTAGTGAGTGGGAGACCCCTTCTTTATGAATACAAAAGATAAAGTAATACTAGTATCATACGTGGACTGTGGATTACCGACTCCGTCTCATGAATcttgagcaatttcttttcgaTACGAAAAACTTTTATCGTATAAAGAAAATGCTCAAGTTTCATGGGACAATCCGAAAATGAATACTGTTCAAACTTTGCGGGACGGTGGGAGTATTTCCTTTGACTATAAAATgctttcaaatttttatttgtaCTTCATGATAGTAGGTATATATATGCACGGGTTACTCAGTCTTTTACTCAATTTTGGGTGGCAATTTTCCAATCAATTGTTGTTAACTGACATCATGTGAAAAATATATACGTTCATGAGAAAATgtacaaaatatttaaattgacTAAAATACTTTTAATGTTATGCCAATGCACCCACTTTTCAGAGATGATTCTGACACAATTTCATCTTTTCAGCAAGATTTAATAGGAATGGATGTGTGTTGATCCAGTTCATTTCTGgtaactacaaaaaaaaatgtgggaTTAGACCCAAATAATTAGGATTTCGTTAGGGTTAAATTTTTGTCATTTATGAAATAAACTATTTTTAATAggataattcaaaataaaatacggACCACTATTAATGAGACGAAGAAAATACTCTTTTTGTCCCGCGAAATTTTAAGCAATTTCTTTTCggtacgaattttaagaaattaatattttgtgttttaaatatggtagatgaaaaagtgaaaagatgaataaaataaaaaaaaatgctcaaatTTCACCAGACAACACAAAAAGGAATGCTGCTTAagtttcgcgggacggaggaagtatatatatTCCCTTCGCTCCCTAAAATTATGCATGATTGACTCTccaacacaaattttaataaaaagttgtttgtAGTTTTGATATTGGAGAAAGGATCCCACATTGAGAGTATTGTTAAGTAGATTATGGGTAAATAATCTAagttaaaatgataaaattataaGAATTATGTGTGGAATAGTGTTCAAAAATAAAGTATGCATAAATTTGGTGGACGTaccccaaaaaaaataaaaaatatgcataaatatggggACATAAAGAgtacaaatttttttttcttcttttttttggcaAGAGAATTAGAATGAcgaatatggaaaaataaaagTTCTATTAAGCAATCAATCCAGATTGTAAAGTATGTAGATAACTACTTTAACTACCCAATTGGCTTTTCTTTATATCCGATCCATTAATGCAAATCGTCTTCTTTTCATTTATGTATAtcgatgaattaataattaacttGAATTCAAAACTTTTGGCTTTCAGTATTAAATGTTTTCTTTTCATATTAGTGTTGCATCAGCGCAATGTATGCTAACATTTATacatatatcaatttttataaattaatgataatttCAAATACAtttcaatatatttattttcatatggagtattattttttgtaatttttaaatggTAAATAATGCATTTATTTTCTTGCTAAAATAATGAGTCTGAAAAATTGAGAATAATAGATATATAGATGGATAATCAAATAAATTTGTTAATAAGTCCAATAACTCTATCTTTTATTTAGTTACAACCCCTTTTTACAGTAATGATACTTAAAATTatacattattaattaaaaccATTAAAATTTGAATACTTATAACAAACCAAACTACACACACCTTATATAGATCCAAAATACTTAATacacaattttaaaataaatgtcCGCTTATTTTTAGACATgtcgcaagtgtacgggtgctaTTGGCTATTAAGTATAAGAGCAACCAAGATCGTAGATCGTATTTCACAATGACTGAACAAAAATTAAGCTTAGTATAACACCGTAGGAAGCAAAAACAAGATTAATGATTTAGAATCATGCATTAGAATAATTTATCACAATTTGTGTAATGATAAAGTTTGTAGAGCTTAATCAGACAAATTTGGCCCAATTGGTTATAGCCCAATTAAAGAGATTGGCGTATTATGAAGCCATGAGGCTTAATTCTATACACTAAACTTTCAAAGCCCATTTTCGGGTTTGGGCATagggttggaaggattttttttattattttttttattttttatttgaagggTGGAAGgggagctaattgttaaaatagaaatataattTTAGTGTCTTTAAAAAGAGAATTATATGTtacgaaattttaaaaaatgagaacTATATATTagagaatttgaaaatgagacaatagcttcttttttttttttttacatttatacTTCTATTTTGGGCTATGATAGAAGCTATAGTCCTAATTTTCATGTGTtaaataggagtgtaaatgtaaacAAAGGAAGCTATAgtcatcattttcaaatttcgtaacatatagtcattattttcaaattttgtagCATATAATTCTCTTTTTGGAAAACACAAaaagttacggtcctattttaacaattaacTCGTCGGAAGGATGAATCAGATAAATCCTAAAAAAAGCAACCCAGTAAGGTTAGTCCGCCCTCATCACCGTGACTCTTTATTTGTTACATTGCTAACTAGCATTACCAATACAAATTCTTATTACTGTACTAGTACGGCCATTCGTGCAtaggggtgtaagtgagtcgagctagctcgcgagctactcgggatcggctcgaaaattactcgaaatcgactcgatgttagtcgagtcgagctcgagctcgagctactcgaATTGGTACCGAGCTCGAGT contains:
- the LOC130989757 gene encoding PLASMODESMATA CALLOSE-BINDING PROTEIN 4-like; the protein is MDAPKFIFSFLLSTLILHSSASGLHWSRKHTTQHDSLNFPTTTPAIVTVPSATPVTITPTPAATPVTIPPPTTTTGTPPVTNPVTTPAVAPPATSTGAGQGWCVAKSGAPEKSIQAALDYACGIGGADCSTIQQGASCYNPNTLQNHASYAFNSYYQRNPVPTSCDFGGAAAITTSNPSSGSCVFATSASTTPTVTPPSTATPVTVTPPSTATPVTVTPPSMATPVTVTPPSTATPVSTIPTVTPPSAATPVSTSPPTTASPVTINPTTPNTASSTGGSPTPSGFGIPPSILNSSNPGFGGTTTGFGIGDGSPVANINSSVSVSSILEPFVGCILAVAAIVVLEM
- the LOC130989756 gene encoding nuclear envelope-associated protein 2-like; its protein translation is MSAQPVVMRDVDPLLKDLSEKKQSFRRNVVSLAAELKEVRSRLASQEQSVVRETLTRQEAETKLKNLEKEICRLEKSLEERNAELEASNTAAEMYVKEMDDLRLQLSLTRATADASALSAQSAQMQCSALVKELEEKNCSLKEHEARVDKLKEQLDLLQKDLLAREVSQMQLKDEVSKIEHEIMQALTKAGADKDCELWKILVETSPKNFKSINNLLTVKDQEIAKLRDEIRFLSAHWKLKTEELESQLEKHRRADLELKKKVLKLEFCLQEARAQTRKLQRMGERRDKTLKELRDQLTAKEQATPPGASSESHNFWEGSGFKIIVSMSMLVLVMFSKR